The Micromonospora violae DNA segment GCCGCGGTGCGGTGGCGATCGGCAGAAGCTGTCGCCGGTGCAGCGTACCCACGCCTGCCATCGGGGCCTTACCCACCAACCACGCACCGCAACCCGTCGCCCGAACAGCCGGTGCGGGCCGGGGTTTACTGATGCCAGGGGTCACCGGACGCGCCGGCGGCGAGGTGTCGTTCGTAGCTGGCCACTTTGCCGTTGATGAGGTCGAGGCAGTCATGCAGCTGCGCGAGCTGCCCGGTGATGTGGCGCTGGTGTTCGCGCAGCAGCGTGAGCCGTTCCGCCTCATTGCCGCTGCCCTCCCGGACGAGTTGGGCCAGGCGGCTGATCGTGGAGAGCGGCATCCCGGACGCCCGAAACTTCACGCAGTTCGTCAACCACTCGACATCCCAGGCGCTGTAGACGCGCCTGCCGGCCCCGTCGCGCCGCACCTCACTGGCGAGCAGACCCGCACGCTCGTAGAGCCGCAGGGTGTGCACGCTCAGCCCGGTACGCTGCGCCACCTGTCCGATGCTCAGGCCGCTGTCCGCCATGGCATCGACCGTAACCTGTTGACCTAGACCTCGGTCTAGCACCTAGCGTCCGCGACATGACCCACACCACATTCGGTGCCCACAGTACGACCGGCGACGTCCTCGCCGGAATCGACCTGACCGGCAGGACCGCCCTCGTCACGGGCGGCTACTCCGGCCTCGGTCTCGCCACGACCCGCGCGCTCAGCCGTGCCGGGGCCCGGGTCGTCGTGCCCGCCCTCCGCCCGGACGTGGCGCGGCAGGCCCTCGCCGACGTGGCCGGGGTCGAGGTCGACCAGCTCGATCTCGCCGACCTCGACTCCGTCCGCGCGTTCGCCGAACGGTTCCGCCGCCGCCACCCCGCCCTCGACATCCTGATCGCGAGTGCCGGAGTCATGGCCTGCCCGCAGCGGCGGGTCGGGCCCGGCTGGGAAGCCCACTTCGCGATCAACCACCTCGGCCACTACGCGCTGACGAATCTGCTGTGGCCCGCGCTCACCACCGCCGACACCGCCCGTGTCGTCTCGGTCGCCTCCGGCCGTGACGCGACGTGGCGTTTGCGGT contains these protein-coding regions:
- a CDS encoding oxidoreductase, producing MTHTTFGAHSTTGDVLAGIDLTGRTALVTGGYSGLGLATTRALSRAGARVVVPALRPDVARQALADVAGVEVDQLDLADLDSVRAFAERFRRRHPALDILIASAGVMACPQRRVGPGWEAHFAINHLGHYALTNLLWPALTTADTARVVSVASGRDATWRLRWDDVQFERGYDKWAAYTQSKLANILFARHLDMLGRARRVRAFAVNPGWILTPLQRHLAVEEMVTAGWIDADGTPAPGLFKTVEQGAATQVWAATSPDLDANGGEYCVDCRVTPGSPTDGVEAARLWALSADLTGLNIVG
- a CDS encoding MerR family transcriptional regulator; protein product: MADSGLSIGQVAQRTGLSVHTLRLYERAGLLASEVRRDGAGRRVYSAWDVEWLTNCVKFRASGMPLSTISRLAQLVREGSGNEAERLTLLREHQRHITGQLAQLHDCLDLINGKVASYERHLAAGASGDPWHQ